A genomic region of Manihot esculenta cultivar AM560-2 chromosome 15, M.esculenta_v8, whole genome shotgun sequence contains the following coding sequences:
- the LOC110601521 gene encoding adenylate isopentenyltransferase 5, chloroplastic encodes MMLSASVQKQIQPLVNFQRAINMEPFFRRKDKVVFVVGPTGTGKSRLAIDLAARIPAEVVNCDKMQVYKGLNIVTNKVTEEECHGVPHHLLGFVDPDANFNPNDFCHHASEVIKSIIARDRLPIVAGGSNSFIEALVNDDPEFRLRYECCFLWVDVSLPVLHSFVSQRVDRMVEAGLVSEARSIFDPSNTNYSQGLRRAIGVPELDHYFRNEATADAKTRAKLLDAALAKIKENTCVLACRQLQKIHRLYNQWSWNMHRINATEVFLKSGEDAWEKLVAGPSSMIVEQFLYYEDHMGTTVPSKTAPVMASTVMPIPIPIPIPAMASAVPMTR; translated from the coding sequence ATGATGCTTTCGGCTTCTGTCCAAAAGCAAATACAACCCCTTGTGAATTTTCAAAGAGCCATAAACATGGAGCCTTTCTTCCGCAGAAAAGATAAAGTTGTGTTCGTTGTAGGCCCAACAGGCACTGGTAAGTCACGTCTTGCAATTGACCTCGCAGCTCGTATTCCAGCCGAGGTTGTCAATTGCGACAAAATGCAAGTTTATAAAGGACTCAACATTGTGACTAATAAGGTCACTGAAGAAGAGTGTCATGGTGTACCTCATCACTTGCTAGGTTTCGTGGACCCTGATGCCAATTTCAATCCTAATGACTTTTGCCATCACGCGTCTGAGGTCATCAAATCCATCATCGCACGTGATCGCCTACCAATAGTTGCAGGCGGTTCCAACTCTTTCATCGAGGCGTTAGTGAATGATGATCCTGAATTTCGATTGAGGTACGAATGTTGCTTCCTTTGGGTGGATGTTTCTTTGCCTGTGCTACATTCATTCGTATCTCAACGAGTTGATCGAATGGTAGAAGCAGGATTGGTTAGCGAGGCGAGAAGCATTTTCGACCCCTCCAACACTAATTACTCACAGGGACTTAGGCGGGCAATCGGTGTCCCTGAATTGGATCACTATTTCCGGAACGAAGCAACCGCGGACGCCAAAACGCGAGCCAAGCTGCTTGACGCAGCTCTtgcaaaaattaaagaaaatacttGTGTGCTAGCTTGTCGTCAATTGCAAAAAATCCATCGACTTTACAACCAGTGGAGCTGGAATATGCATCGCATTAACGCTACAGAAGTGTTCCTAAAGAGCGGGGAAGACGCATGGGAGAAGCTCGTGGCGGGGCCTAGCTCCATGATCGTGGAGCAATTCCTTTACTATGAGGATCATATGGGGACTACTGTACCATCAAAGACCGCGCCTGTGATGGCTTCTACGGTGATGCCAATTCCAATTCCAATTCCTATTCCTGCAATGGCATCGGCGGTGCCGATGACTCGATAG
- the LOC110601888 gene encoding DUF21 domain-containing protein At4g14240 codes for MHLVNAVMAARMVTMLGQSNGVGAGIPFGSVWWFIYAGISCILVLFAGIMSGLTLGLMSLGLVELEILQRSGTRSEKKQAAAILPVVQKQHQLLVTLLLCNAAAMEALPIYLDKLFNQYVAIILSVTFVLFFGEVIPQAICSRYGLAVGANFVWLVRILMIICYPIAYPIGKILDWVLGHNEALFRRAQLKALVSIHSQEAGKGGELTHDETTIISGALDLTEKTAEEAMTPIESTFSLDVNSKLDWEAMGKVLARGHSRVPVYSGNPKNIIGLLLVKSLLTVRPETETPVSAVSIRRIPRVPSDMPLYDILNEFQKGSSHMAAVVKAKTKTKVPMPNGEKLEEKAASGDSQLTTPLLAEQDEKSDTVVVDIDRVSRSSNINKQNSSQRNDATTNGLSQPSEDIEDGEVIGIITLEDVFEELLQEEIVDETDEYVDVHKRIRVAAAAAASSVARAPSSRRLTVNKAAGGQSKPGQTPRKSENDSSTPRLLGIAGEPLSGNRR; via the exons ATGCATCTGGTAAATGCGGTCATGGCCGCCAGGATGGTCACGATGCTAGGCCAATCGAACGGCGTCGGAGCAGGGATTCCTTTTGGATCAGTCTGGTGGTTCATTTACGCTGGCATCTCCTGCATACTCGTCCTCTTCGCCGGTATCATGTCCGGCCTCACGCTCGGCCTCATGTCCCTCGGCCTCGTCGAGCTCGAAATTCTCCAACGCAGTGGTACCCGTTCCGAGAAGAAACAAGCAG CTGCTATTCTTCCCGTGGTTCAAAAGCAGCACCAGCTTCTAGTGACTTTGCTGCTATGTAATGCTGCCGCCATGGAG GCTCTTCCTATATACCTCGATAAGCTTTTCAATCAGTATGTTGCTATAATACTTTCTGTGACATTTGTTCTGTTTTTTGGGGAG GTTATTCCACAAGCAATATGCTCCAGATATGGACTTGCAGTAGGTGCCAATTTTGTATGGCTTGTGAGAATTTTGATGATTATTTGCTATCCAATAGCATATCCCATTGGAAAG ATTCTGGACTGGGTACTGGGGCATAATGAAGCATTATTTAGGCGAGCTCAGTTAAAAGCTCTGGTTTCTATCCACAGTCAAGAG GCTGGCAAGGGAGGTGAACTCACGCATGATGAGACAACAATTATTAGTGGAGCACTGGATTTAACTGAAAAG acTGCTGAAGAGGCTATGACACCTATTGAATCCACTTTCTCATTAGATGTCAACTCCAAGCTGGATTG gGAGGCAATGGGAAAGGTTCTTGCTCGAGGGCATAGCCGAGTTCCTGTGTATTCTGGGAATCCAAAAAATATTATTGGACTTCTTTTG GTGAAAAGCCTTCTCACTGTACGACCTGAGACAGAGACTCCAGTCAGTGCTGTTTCAATTCGAAGAATTCCACG GGTTCCATCTGATATGCCTCTGTATGATATACTGAATGAGTTTCAAAAGGGTAGCAGTCATATGGCAGCTGTTGTGAAGGCAAAAACAAAAACCAAGGTTCCTATGCCAAATGGAGAAAAACTTGAAGAAAAAGCAGCTTCTGGGGATTCCCAATTGACAACTCCATTGCTAGCGGAGCAAGATGAGAAATCAGATACTGTTGTTGTTGATATCGATAGGGTTTCAAGGTCATCCAATATAAATAAGCAAAACTCTTCACAGCGTAATGATGCAACAACCAATGGTTTGTCCCAACCATCAGAGGACATTGAAGATGGTGAAGTTATTGGTATCATCACACTGGAAGATGTATTTGAAGAACTTCTGCAG GAGGAAATTGTGGATGAGACAGATGAATATGTAGATGTACATAAAAG AATCCGTGTTGCTGCAGCAGCAGCCGCATCATCAGTGGCCCGAGCTCCATCAAGTCGGAGGCTGACAGTTAACAAGGCAGCT GGTGGCCAAAGCAAGCCAGGGCAGACCCCACGGAAATCTGAGAATGATTCAAGTACCCCTAGGTTACTAGGAATTGCTGGAGAGCCACTTTCTGGAAACAGGAGATGA
- the LOC110601891 gene encoding glycine-rich RNA-binding protein 4, mitochondrial has protein sequence MAMLYTPPVSSALLPPRVLFPNSKSLLSTPSNPFIFSISCSISTDKRYPSRRINCSGSSSSIESHQPPSTIVFVKGLPLSTSEGSLKKSFSQFGEVNRAKIVSDKKTKQSLGSAFVWFTNEDSAKLAVKEMDGKFFEGRFIYVTISKPGACKTSGKPTTTPYKF, from the exons ATGGCAATGCTCTATACACCTCCAGTTTCATCCGCTCTTCTCCCACCTCGCGTTCTCTTTCCAAACTCGAAATCCCTATTGTCTACACCCTCAAATCCTTTTATATTCTCAATCTCATGTTCCATTTCAACCGATAAACGATACCCATCTCGCCGAATCAATTGCTCTGGCTCCAGCTCTTCAATTGAATCCCATCAACCTCCATCGACTATTGTCTTCGTTAAAG GGTTGCCATTATCAACATCCGAGGGAAGTTTGAAGAAGTCATTTTCGCAGTTTGGGGAGGTAAACCGAG CCAAAATTGTGTCAGATAAAAAAACTAAGCAATCTTTAGGGTCTGCATTTGTTTGGTTTACCAATGAAGACTCTGCCAAGCTGGCTGTGAAGGAAATGGATGGAAAG TTCTTTGAAGGAAGGTTTATTTACGTTACAATTTCAAAACCTGGTGCTTGCAAAACTTCAGGGAAGCCAACAACAACACCGTACAAGTTCTGA